One segment of Sandaracinaceae bacterium DNA contains the following:
- a CDS encoding FAD-dependent oxidoreductase, with translation MAEYDFDLYVVGAGSGGVRAARMSASMGARVGICEERYMGGTCVNVGCVPKKLFVYASEFGAAFRDAAGFGFTVPTPSFDWPTLVRNKDAEITRLNGIYESLLTGPGATVHHGRGRLVDAHHVEVNGQRFSARHILVATGGRPIRPSI, from the coding sequence ATGGCCGAGTACGACTTCGATCTCTACGTGGTGGGCGCTGGGTCCGGCGGTGTGCGCGCGGCGCGCATGTCCGCTTCGATGGGGGCGCGCGTAGGCATCTGCGAAGAGCGCTACATGGGCGGCACGTGCGTGAACGTTGGCTGCGTGCCCAAGAAGCTGTTCGTGTATGCGAGCGAGTTCGGCGCCGCCTTCCGTGACGCCGCGGGCTTCGGCTTCACGGTGCCCACGCCCAGCTTCGACTGGCCCACGCTGGTCCGCAACAAGGACGCCGAGATCACGCGCTTGAACGGCATCTACGAGAGCCTGCTCACGGGGCCCGGCGCCACCGTCCACCATGGCCGAGGGCGGCTGGTGGATGCGCACCACGTGGAGGTGAATGGGCAACGCTTCAGCGCGCGCCACATCCTGGTCGCCACCGGGGGGCGCCCCATCCGGCCCAGCATCC
- a CDS encoding YihA family ribosome biogenesis GTP-binding protein codes for MAPTPRCRYNVGVQILDAQFVAGATNYAQLPAPAFAEIAFAGRSNVGKSSLINSLVERKKLVRTSGTPGCTRAINIFRISLGGGAEFDLVDLPGYGFAKRSKGEKRGWGVLIEDFLSQRPGLRAVVVIVDVRRGVEEEDVQLLEFLDHVGVRAVLVATKLDKLPASQRKLALKAAQSAAPARVFGYSSETGEGRDRLWDALLREAAITLPSQALPA; via the coding sequence ATGGCACCCACCCCCCGATGTCGCTACAACGTCGGGGTGCAGATCCTCGACGCCCAATTCGTCGCAGGGGCTACGAACTACGCGCAGCTCCCCGCCCCCGCCTTTGCGGAGATCGCCTTCGCGGGCCGCTCCAACGTGGGCAAGTCGAGCCTGATCAACAGCCTCGTCGAGCGCAAGAAGCTGGTGCGCACCAGCGGCACCCCAGGCTGCACGCGCGCCATCAACATCTTCCGCATCAGCCTCGGAGGCGGCGCGGAGTTCGACCTGGTGGACCTGCCCGGCTACGGCTTCGCCAAGCGCAGCAAGGGCGAGAAGCGCGGCTGGGGCGTGCTGATCGAAGACTTCCTCAGTCAGCGCCCGGGCCTGCGTGCGGTCGTCGTCATCGTGGACGTGCGGCGCGGGGTCGAAGAAGAAGACGTGCAGCTGCTGGAGTTCCTGGACCACGTGGGCGTCCGCGCGGTGCTGGTGGCCACCAAGCTGGACAAGCTGCCGGCCAGCCAGCGCAAGCTGGCGTTGAAGGCCGCTCAGAGCGCCGCTCCCGCCCGCGTCTTCGGCTACAGCTCCGAGACCGGTGAGGGGCGTGACCGCCTCTGGGACGCGCTGCTGCGCGAGGCGGCCATCACGCTGCCCAGCCAGGCGCTGCCCGCATGA
- a CDS encoding protein kinase, producing the protein MALQNIDPPDPLIGTLVSGRYRVVSKLGEGGMGRVYEAQHELIGKRVALKCLNAEYATHPVVVERFKREARAATAVGNEHIVDVTDLGDLPDGSPFIVMEHLEGRELADLINEGPLTLGRAVRILDQVCDALHAAHAKGIVHRDLKPENIFLIPRGGNEDFVKVLDFGISKMREPEETSPSLTRTGMAMGTPQYMSPEQAQGKMSTDHRTDVYALGVILYRMLTGEVPFTAESFPMLIVAIVTQDAPSVLLLRPELPGAMDGIVRRALARDVDERFQTVQELALALAPFRHVEEPPRRGVVVPKTRLSLEGTVPGKLVPKRPADPEGRPSAAPTVGGIAPAGLASASGPNPRTEGAAPVATSDSSHATSRGEVTGVENAITRGPTWLRPAVVLSIVLGVVALLFWLRQPVEPVPNPRGDRTPDAVIDAPPVPPAPDEDAPPPLAAASPEVRVRLSVLPAGARIFLDDREFPNPLDSPRPRSLEPVRVRMELEGYDTIERMIVFDSDARLEITLVPTAGRPQGGTTGASTTSSMRIGADPTPPPSGTMMEASSTPMDGFRDTFD; encoded by the coding sequence ATGGCCCTGCAGAATATCGATCCTCCAGACCCGCTCATCGGGACGCTCGTCAGCGGGCGCTACCGCGTCGTCTCGAAGCTGGGCGAGGGCGGCATGGGTCGCGTGTACGAGGCGCAGCACGAACTCATCGGGAAGCGCGTGGCCCTCAAGTGCCTGAACGCCGAGTACGCCACGCACCCGGTGGTGGTGGAGCGCTTCAAGCGCGAGGCGCGGGCGGCGACGGCCGTGGGCAACGAGCACATCGTGGACGTGACCGACCTCGGCGACCTGCCGGACGGCTCCCCGTTCATCGTCATGGAGCACCTGGAAGGGCGTGAGCTGGCCGACCTGATCAATGAGGGGCCCCTGACCTTGGGTCGGGCGGTGCGCATCCTCGACCAGGTGTGTGATGCGCTCCACGCGGCCCACGCGAAGGGCATCGTCCACCGCGACCTGAAGCCCGAGAACATCTTCCTGATTCCGCGGGGCGGCAACGAGGACTTCGTGAAGGTGCTGGACTTCGGCATCTCCAAGATGCGCGAGCCGGAGGAGACCTCGCCCAGCCTCACGCGCACGGGCATGGCGATGGGCACGCCGCAGTACATGTCGCCGGAGCAGGCGCAGGGGAAGATGTCCACGGACCACCGCACCGACGTCTACGCGCTCGGGGTGATCCTCTACCGCATGCTCACGGGGGAGGTGCCCTTCACGGCCGAGTCCTTCCCCATGCTCATCGTGGCCATCGTCACGCAGGACGCGCCCTCGGTGCTGCTGCTGCGACCCGAGCTGCCCGGTGCCATGGACGGGATCGTGCGGCGGGCCCTCGCTCGAGACGTCGACGAGCGCTTCCAGACCGTTCAGGAGCTGGCGCTGGCGCTGGCGCCGTTTCGCCACGTGGAGGAGCCGCCGCGCCGGGGGGTGGTGGTGCCCAAGACGCGCCTCTCGCTGGAGGGAACGGTCCCCGGAAAGCTCGTGCCCAAGCGGCCAGCGGATCCCGAGGGACGGCCCTCCGCTGCGCCGACCGTGGGTGGCATCGCACCTGCCGGGCTGGCTTCTGCGTCAGGACCCAACCCGCGGACGGAGGGCGCGGCACCCGTCGCCACATCGGACAGCTCGCATGCCACCTCACGCGGTGAAGTCACGGGCGTGGAGAACGCGATCACGCGCGGCCCGACCTGGTTGCGGCCGGCGGTGGTGCTCTCGATCGTGCTCGGTGTCGTGGCCCTCTTGTTCTGGCTTCGGCAGCCCGTGGAACCCGTGCCCAACCCGCGCGGGGACAGGACGCCGGACGCCGTGATCGACGCGCCACCCGTGCCGCCCGCGCCCGACGAGGACGCCCCGCCGCCTCTCGCTGCGGCCTCGCCCGAGGTGCGCGTGCGGCTCAGCGTGCTGCCCGCTGGCGCGCGCATCTTCCTCGATGATCGCGAGTTCCCGAACCCGCTCGACAGCCCTCGTCCGCGCTCTCTCGAGCCGGTGCGTGTGCGCATGGAGCTCGAGGGCTACGACACCATCGAGCGCATGATCGTGTTCGACTCGGACGCGCGCCTCGAAATCACGCTGGTGCCCACCGCTGGGCGACCACAAGGCGGGACCACCGGGGCATCGACGACCAGCAGCATGCGCATCGGGGCCGACCCGACACCGCCTCCCTCCGGCACGATGATGGAGGCTTCTTCCACCCCGATGGATGGTTTCCGTGACACCTTCGATTGA
- a CDS encoding PEGA domain-containing protein: protein MTPSIESRALHARLGWISLALVGLLSSTASPMARAQGVPGDPAADVPLPDDVPVEDPRLVEARERFTQGLELARAENCEGAITEFQASYALAERPNTLYNIARCQEQLNRYDLAIRFYEQYLSVAPADAEDRPTVDATLRSLRNLLGVIVVNSNVAAEVWVGGRVVGSAPGEVPIPGGRHRVEVRADGYIPVVREVEVAARQRVEVSVTLEQPQQTTIEQTTIEQTVIEDRGLSPGLFYGGLGVTGAAAIVGAGFGIRALILRGDQRAVNPLAFDEMARIRDDVKRSARIADVFFLTAGVFAVGTTVVYFLTDFGGEEPSASAGRPRLRPLVGLSGGGLSLEGSF from the coding sequence GTGACACCTTCGATTGAGAGCAGGGCGCTGCACGCGCGGCTAGGTTGGATCTCGCTCGCCCTCGTGGGGCTGCTGTCGTCGACGGCCTCGCCCATGGCTCGCGCGCAGGGTGTCCCAGGGGACCCCGCGGCCGATGTGCCACTCCCGGATGACGTCCCGGTCGAAGACCCTCGCCTGGTCGAGGCCCGTGAGCGCTTCACGCAAGGCCTCGAGCTGGCCCGCGCGGAGAACTGCGAGGGCGCCATCACCGAGTTCCAGGCGAGCTACGCGTTGGCGGAGCGCCCGAACACGCTCTACAACATCGCGCGCTGCCAGGAGCAGCTCAACCGCTACGACCTGGCCATTCGCTTCTACGAGCAGTACCTGAGCGTGGCGCCTGCGGACGCCGAGGACCGGCCGACGGTGGACGCCACCCTGCGCTCGCTGCGCAACCTGCTGGGCGTCATCGTGGTGAACAGCAACGTCGCGGCGGAGGTCTGGGTTGGAGGCCGCGTGGTGGGCAGCGCGCCGGGTGAGGTGCCCATCCCGGGCGGGCGCCACCGCGTGGAGGTCCGCGCCGACGGGTACATCCCCGTGGTGCGCGAGGTGGAGGTCGCCGCGCGCCAGCGGGTGGAGGTGAGCGTGACGCTCGAGCAACCCCAGCAGACCACCATCGAGCAGACCACCATCGAGCAGACCGTCATCGAGGACCGCGGCCTCTCACCGGGGCTCTTCTATGGCGGGCTCGGGGTGACCGGGGCGGCGGCCATCGTGGGCGCGGGCTTCGGCATTCGCGCTCTCATCCTGCGCGGCGACCAGCGCGCCGTGAACCCGCTGGCCTTCGACGAGATGGCGCGTATTCGTGACGACGTGAAGCGCAGCGCGCGCATCGCGGACGTCTTCTTCCTGACGGCCGGGGTGTTCGCGGTGGGAACCACGGTGGTGTACTTCCTGACCGACTTCGGCGGCGAGGAGCCGAGCGCGAGCGCGGGCCGACCGCGGCTGCGACCGCTGGTGGGGCTCTCCGGCGGTGGCCTGTCGCTCGAAGGGAGCTTCTGA
- a CDS encoding MHS family MFS transporter — translation MSTPPQEASPADRRRILFASLIGTTIEFFDFYIYATAAVLVFPRLFFPEGDPATATLSSLATFALAFFARPVGSAVFGHYGDRVGRKATLVAALLTMGLSTVLIGALPTYHSIGIAAPLLLALCRLGQGLGLGGEWGGAVLLATENAPPGKRAWYGMFPQLGAPIGFLCSTGIFLLLGAQLSEEQFFAFGWRIPFLASSLLVFVGLWVRLNIKETPAFQKAIDNHEREKLPMVAVLTKHTRALVVGTFGAMATFVLFYLMTVFTLSWGTSALGYTRQDFLVMQIVGVLFFALTIPISALVADRVGNRRTLIVVSVAIIAFGLTFAPLFGSGDRWSVQAFLCLGLGLMGVTYGPIGTALAELFPTAVRYTGASLTFNLAGIFGASLAPYIATKLATDYGLAYVGYYMSAAGAVTLLALVVGPRRG, via the coding sequence ATGTCGACCCCACCCCAAGAAGCCAGCCCTGCCGATAGGCGCCGCATCCTCTTCGCGAGCTTGATTGGCACCACCATCGAGTTCTTCGACTTCTACATCTACGCCACGGCCGCGGTGCTGGTCTTCCCGCGCCTGTTCTTCCCCGAGGGTGACCCGGCCACGGCCACGCTCTCGTCGCTCGCCACCTTCGCGCTCGCGTTCTTCGCGCGGCCCGTGGGCTCGGCCGTCTTCGGGCACTACGGCGACCGGGTGGGCCGCAAGGCCACGCTCGTGGCGGCGCTGCTCACCATGGGGCTCTCCACCGTGCTGATCGGCGCGCTGCCCACCTACCACTCCATCGGCATCGCGGCCCCGCTGCTGCTCGCGCTCTGCCGCTTGGGGCAGGGGCTCGGGCTCGGCGGGGAGTGGGGCGGCGCCGTGCTGCTGGCCACCGAGAACGCGCCGCCGGGCAAGCGCGCCTGGTACGGCATGTTTCCGCAGCTGGGGGCGCCCATCGGCTTCCTCTGCTCCACGGGCATCTTCCTGCTCCTGGGCGCGCAACTGAGCGAGGAGCAGTTCTTCGCGTTCGGCTGGCGCATCCCTTTCCTGGCCAGCTCGCTGCTGGTCTTCGTGGGCCTCTGGGTGCGGCTCAACATCAAGGAGACGCCCGCGTTCCAGAAGGCCATCGACAACCACGAGCGTGAGAAGCTGCCCATGGTGGCCGTGCTCACCAAGCACACGCGCGCGCTGGTGGTGGGCACCTTCGGGGCCATGGCCACCTTCGTCCTTTTCTACCTGATGACCGTCTTCACGCTCAGCTGGGGCACCAGCGCGCTCGGGTACACGCGGCAGGACTTCCTCGTCATGCAGATCGTCGGCGTGCTGTTCTTCGCGCTCACCATCCCGATCTCGGCGCTGGTGGCCGACCGTGTCGGAAACCGCCGCACGCTGATCGTCGTCTCGGTCGCCATCATCGCCTTCGGGCTGACCTTCGCTCCCCTCTTCGGGTCGGGCGATCGCTGGTCCGTGCAGGCCTTCCTGTGCCTCGGCCTCGGCCTCATGGGCGTGACCTACGGCCCCATCGGCACCGCGCTGGCGGAGCTCTTCCCCACCGCAGTGCGCTACACGGGCGCCTCGCTCACCTTCAACCTCGCGGGCATCTTCGGCGCCTCGCTCGCGCCGTACATCGCTACCAAGCTGGCTACCGACTACGGGCTGGCCTACGTGGGCTACTACATGTCTGCGGCGGGCGCGGTCACGCTGCTGGCGCTGGTGGTTGGCCCGCGGCGCGGGTAG
- a CDS encoding sodium-translocating pyrophosphatase, with protein sequence MDDALGFWTLAPLVAGCIALVIAAFFYVRVKGLPEGNEAMQRIAGYIRVGAMAFLMTEYKVLAVYTVVVFGLLTWAFSWQSGAWFVLGATLSLLAGFIGMKAATFGNVRTAQAASTGSKANALLTALDGGAVMGLCVAGLALIGLFAVYYVYPMGDAHANAALASALHAFAAGASSIALFARIGGGIYTKAADVGADIAGKVVENIPEDDPRNPGVIADNVGDNVGDVAGMGADIYESLVAAVVATMAIALTAEDAALATLLVDSSVGNARATAVALPLILSGIGLAVSIVGIFVARAMRNSTPSMVLRAAMVLPPLVLVGATAGLLPVFGVSQNVTAALAAGALGGAIIGLLTEYYTGSFKPVRRVAEAAMTGAGTNVIRGMAVGMESVATCLLLVAGVAAVANVFMGDLGLYGIALAAVGMLGGTAIVMTVDAYGPISDNAGGIAEMAGLPPAVREITDELDAVGNTTAAIGKGFAIGSATLTVMALFSAYGLEVNHAREVFDLTASAADRLGPMNLALDTPNILIGILIGAVMPFIVSASTMLAVGKAAGAIVLEIKRQFDTIPGLREGTAEPEPKAIVDIATNAALSQMILPGLVAVLGPVLIGVLGGPAVLAGALAGALAVGASLSLFMANAGGAWDNSKKYIEKGGIPGHPKRSDAHKAAVIGDTVGDPFKDTSGPGVAILIKVMSVVSLLIAPLIATLH encoded by the coding sequence ATGGACGACGCTCTCGGATTCTGGACTCTAGCGCCCCTCGTGGCCGGCTGCATCGCGCTGGTCATCGCGGCTTTCTTCTACGTGCGCGTCAAGGGCCTCCCCGAAGGCAACGAGGCCATGCAGCGCATCGCGGGCTACATCCGCGTCGGCGCCATGGCCTTCCTCATGACCGAGTACAAGGTGCTCGCGGTCTACACTGTGGTCGTCTTCGGCCTGCTGACGTGGGCGTTCTCGTGGCAGTCGGGCGCTTGGTTCGTGCTCGGCGCAACGCTCTCGCTCCTGGCTGGCTTCATCGGCATGAAGGCCGCCACCTTCGGCAACGTGCGCACGGCCCAGGCCGCCTCCACGGGCTCGAAGGCCAACGCCCTGCTCACTGCGCTCGACGGCGGCGCCGTCATGGGACTGTGCGTGGCCGGCCTCGCGCTCATCGGCCTGTTCGCGGTGTACTACGTGTACCCCATGGGCGACGCCCACGCGAACGCCGCGCTGGCCAGCGCGCTGCACGCGTTCGCGGCCGGCGCGTCCTCCATCGCGCTCTTCGCGCGCATCGGCGGTGGCATCTACACCAAGGCGGCCGACGTGGGCGCCGACATCGCCGGCAAGGTGGTGGAGAACATCCCGGAAGACGATCCGCGCAACCCCGGCGTCATCGCGGACAACGTGGGTGACAACGTGGGTGACGTGGCCGGCATGGGCGCCGACATCTACGAGTCGCTCGTGGCCGCCGTGGTCGCCACCATGGCCATCGCCCTCACCGCCGAAGACGCCGCGCTCGCCACGCTCCTGGTCGACAGCAGCGTCGGCAACGCCCGGGCCACCGCCGTGGCGCTCCCGCTCATCCTCTCGGGCATCGGCCTCGCGGTCAGCATCGTCGGCATCTTCGTGGCGCGCGCCATGCGCAACAGCACGCCTTCCATGGTGCTGCGCGCCGCCATGGTGCTCCCACCGCTCGTGCTGGTGGGCGCCACCGCCGGCCTGCTGCCCGTGTTCGGCGTCTCCCAGAACGTGACGGCGGCGCTGGCCGCGGGCGCGCTGGGCGGCGCCATCATCGGGCTCCTCACGGAGTACTACACGGGCAGCTTCAAGCCGGTCCGCCGCGTCGCCGAGGCCGCCATGACCGGCGCCGGCACCAACGTCATCCGCGGCATGGCCGTGGGCATGGAGTCCGTGGCCACCTGCTTGCTGCTGGTGGCTGGCGTGGCCGCCGTCGCCAACGTGTTCATGGGCGACCTGGGCCTCTACGGCATCGCGCTCGCCGCGGTGGGCATGCTGGGCGGCACCGCCATCGTCATGACGGTGGATGCCTATGGTCCCATCTCGGACAACGCGGGTGGCATCGCCGAGATGGCGGGGCTCCCGCCTGCAGTCCGCGAGATCACCGACGAGCTGGACGCCGTGGGCAACACCACCGCCGCCATCGGCAAGGGCTTCGCCATCGGCTCGGCGACCCTCACGGTGATGGCGCTGTTTTCGGCGTATGGCCTCGAGGTCAACCACGCGCGCGAGGTGTTCGACCTCACCGCTTCGGCTGCCGACCGCCTTGGCCCCATGAACCTCGCCCTCGACACGCCGAACATCCTGATCGGCATCCTGATCGGCGCCGTGATGCCTTTCATCGTCAGCGCGTCCACCATGCTGGCCGTGGGCAAGGCGGCGGGCGCCATCGTGCTCGAGATCAAGCGGCAGTTCGACACCATCCCCGGTCTGCGGGAAGGCACGGCCGAGCCCGAGCCGAAGGCCATCGTGGACATCGCCACCAACGCCGCGCTCTCGCAGATGATCCTTCCGGGCCTCGTGGCCGTGCTGGGGCCCGTCCTGATCGGCGTGCTCGGCGGGCCCGCGGTGCTGGCCGGCGCCTTGGCCGGTGCCCTCGCCGTGGGCGCGTCGCTCTCGCTGTTCATGGCGAACGCGGGCGGCGCCTGGGACAACTCCAAGAAGTACATCGAGAAGGGCGGCATCCCCGGTCACCCGAAGCGCTCCGACGCCCACAAGGCGGCCGTCATCGGCGACACGGTCGGCGACCCCTTCAAGGACACCTCGGGCCCCGGCGTGGCCATCTTGATCAAGGTCATGAGCGTGGTCTCGCTGCTCATCGCGCCGCTGATCGCCACGCTTCACTGA
- a CDS encoding VTT domain-containing protein: MAIIFSETGLLIGFFLPGDSLLVTAGVLVNANQINPLALPTFTNLLLMNVVLSVTAIIGDAVGYSMGYKAGPRLFNREQSFFFRRDYLIATQKFYETHGGKTIVLARFMPFARTFAPIVAGIGQMSYRRFLMFNVCGGIGWVFSMTFLGYYLGQVLGAKDIEKVVYLIIVVSVLPPAIAALRAHLKARKGEVPADEASASEPATDEAL; this comes from the coding sequence ATGGCGATCATCTTCTCCGAGACGGGGTTGCTGATCGGGTTCTTCCTCCCGGGCGACTCGCTCTTGGTCACTGCGGGGGTGCTGGTCAACGCGAACCAGATCAACCCGCTGGCCCTGCCCACGTTCACCAACCTGCTGCTCATGAACGTGGTGCTCTCGGTCACCGCCATCATCGGAGACGCGGTCGGTTACTCCATGGGCTACAAGGCGGGCCCACGGCTGTTCAATCGCGAGCAGAGCTTCTTCTTCCGGCGCGACTACCTGATCGCCACGCAGAAGTTCTACGAGACGCACGGCGGCAAGACCATCGTGCTGGCGCGCTTCATGCCGTTCGCGCGCACGTTCGCGCCCATCGTCGCGGGCATCGGGCAAATGAGCTACCGACGCTTCCTCATGTTCAACGTGTGCGGAGGCATCGGCTGGGTCTTCTCGATGACGTTCCTGGGGTACTACCTGGGCCAGGTGCTCGGCGCGAAGGACATCGAGAAGGTGGTCTACCTGATCATCGTCGTCTCGGTGCTGCCGCCGGCCATCGCTGCCCTGCGGGCACACCTCAAGGCGCGCAAAGGCGAGGTACCGGCGGACGAGGCAAGCGCGAGCGAGCCAGCGACTGACGAAGCGCTCTAG
- the murJ gene encoding murein biosynthesis integral membrane protein MurJ, with amino-acid sequence MSSPPVPAPEPESSAVARRAGLVGVGILVSRFLGALRDVVIAATFAVGLTDAFFMAFTIPNALRVLFGEGAASGAFVPVLTEAREREGNARAATVFGGLMRMMVPILVLVTLLGIVFAGPVVLAYASGFDAERFELTVEMTRWVFPYIFLMGVAALVTAALHSRKSFTAPALSPALLNVALVLACLLAVPALHALGLPAWYALAGGVLLGGVLQVAAQWPALRRLGFGLLAPGSLRDPYVRKAMRLLAPLLLSLGVYQLNLIFSRQFASHLGRGPVSWLWYAQRLVEIPQGMFALAIASAALPSLSEIVARGDREQGLELFRATLRMTLFVAIPSTVALAVLALPIVAVLFGHGAFSSTDVQETAYALVFLAAGIWAIAAVRTVVPMFHAHNDTKAQVVASLMNLVVFASASWLLMGSMRHAGLTLATSLAGVAQLGVLLTLLRRRTGRLGLGRVVAASLRMGVASAVMGGVLFAFTFSRPWLTHAMAPTQLLLLTMALVLGGLSYLGVAHVLGVEEASTFTRGVLRRVRRKRG; translated from the coding sequence GTGAGCTCGCCCCCCGTACCGGCCCCCGAGCCAGAGTCCAGCGCCGTCGCTCGGCGGGCGGGGCTCGTGGGCGTGGGCATCTTGGTGTCGCGCTTCCTCGGCGCCCTGCGCGATGTGGTCATCGCGGCCACGTTCGCCGTGGGGCTGACCGACGCGTTCTTCATGGCGTTCACCATCCCCAACGCGCTGCGCGTGCTGTTCGGCGAGGGAGCTGCGTCGGGCGCGTTCGTGCCGGTGCTCACGGAGGCGCGCGAGAGAGAAGGCAACGCGCGCGCGGCCACGGTCTTCGGTGGCCTCATGCGGATGATGGTGCCCATCCTGGTGCTGGTCACCCTGCTGGGCATCGTGTTCGCGGGCCCGGTGGTGTTGGCCTACGCGTCGGGCTTCGACGCCGAGCGCTTCGAGCTGACGGTCGAAATGACGCGCTGGGTGTTCCCGTACATCTTCCTCATGGGCGTGGCGGCGTTGGTCACCGCCGCGCTGCACTCGCGCAAGTCGTTCACGGCGCCCGCGCTGTCCCCGGCGCTGCTGAACGTGGCGCTGGTGCTGGCGTGCTTGCTGGCCGTGCCGGCGCTCCACGCGCTGGGGTTGCCCGCGTGGTACGCACTCGCCGGCGGCGTGCTGCTGGGCGGTGTGCTGCAGGTGGCGGCCCAGTGGCCCGCGCTGCGCCGCCTGGGGTTCGGTCTGCTGGCCCCCGGCAGCCTGCGCGACCCCTACGTGCGGAAGGCCATGCGGCTGCTGGCGCCCCTGCTGCTGTCGCTGGGGGTCTACCAGCTCAACCTCATCTTTTCGCGCCAGTTCGCGAGCCACCTGGGGCGCGGGCCGGTCAGCTGGCTGTGGTACGCCCAGCGCCTGGTGGAGATCCCGCAGGGCATGTTCGCGCTCGCCATCGCCTCGGCTGCGCTCCCGTCACTGAGCGAGATCGTGGCGCGCGGTGACCGGGAGCAGGGGCTCGAGCTGTTCCGCGCCACGCTGCGCATGACGCTGTTCGTGGCCATCCCCTCCACCGTGGCGCTGGCCGTGCTGGCGCTCCCCATCGTGGCCGTCCTGTTCGGCCACGGGGCCTTCTCGTCCACCGACGTGCAGGAGACGGCCTACGCGCTGGTGTTCCTGGCGGCCGGGATCTGGGCCATCGCCGCCGTGCGCACGGTGGTGCCCATGTTCCACGCGCACAACGACACCAAGGCCCAGGTGGTGGCCAGCCTGATGAACCTGGTCGTCTTCGCCTCAGCGAGCTGGCTCTTGATGGGCAGCATGCGCCACGCCGGCCTCACGCTGGCCACGTCGCTCGCGGGGGTGGCCCAGCTGGGGGTGCTCCTCACACTGCTGCGGCGCCGCACGGGGCGGCTGGGTCTCGGTCGAGTCGTGGCGGCCAGCCTGCGCATGGGTGTGGCCAGCGCGGTCATGGGCGGAGTGCTGTTCGCGTTCACGTTCTCGCGGCCGTGGCTGACCCATGCCATGGCCCCCACCCAGCTGCTGCTGCTGACGATGGCGCTGGTGCTGGGTGGCCTCAGCTACCTGGGGGTGGCGCACGTGCTGGGCGTGGAGGAGGCATCCACCTTCACGCGCGGCGTCCTGCGTCGGGTCCGACGCAAGCGGGGCTGA
- a CDS encoding isocitrate/isopropylmalate dehydrogenase family protein, producing the protein MTQHTVVLIPGDGIGPEVSDAVKRLFSAVNAPVAFEEHHAGIAALADSGEVLPKTTTDAILKHGVALKGPCTTPVGKGFTSVNVQLRKQLDLYAAVRPIRNLEGVTTRFSGVDIIVLRENTEGLYSGIENVVTEGVVTSLKVATEKACRRIADYGFAFARERGRKKITVMHKANIMKLSDGLFLRCAREAREQGGYTDIEYDELIIDAGCMRLVQDPTRFDVLLLENLYGDVISDLCAGLVGGLGVVPGANFGTNGAVFEAVHGSAPDIAGKGIANPLAFIMSGVMMLNHLAESRADPACAKASERIKTAYNQALADGQKTGDLGGKLNTMGFVEALVDRLPA; encoded by the coding sequence ATGACCCAGCACACCGTCGTTCTGATCCCCGGAGACGGCATTGGCCCCGAGGTCTCCGATGCCGTGAAGCGCCTGTTCTCCGCCGTGAACGCCCCCGTCGCGTTCGAGGAGCACCACGCTGGCATCGCCGCCCTGGCCGACAGCGGCGAGGTGCTCCCGAAGACCACCACCGACGCGATTTTGAAGCACGGCGTGGCGCTCAAGGGCCCGTGCACCACGCCGGTGGGCAAGGGCTTCACGTCGGTGAACGTGCAGCTCCGCAAGCAGCTCGACCTCTACGCGGCGGTGCGGCCCATCCGCAACCTCGAGGGCGTCACCACGCGCTTCAGCGGCGTGGACATCATCGTGCTGCGCGAGAACACCGAGGGCCTCTACAGCGGCATCGAGAACGTGGTGACCGAGGGCGTGGTCACGTCGCTGAAGGTGGCCACCGAGAAGGCCTGCCGGCGCATCGCCGACTACGGCTTCGCCTTCGCGCGGGAGCGCGGCCGCAAGAAGATCACCGTGATGCACAAGGCCAACATCATGAAGCTGAGCGACGGGCTCTTCCTGCGCTGCGCACGTGAGGCCCGCGAGCAGGGCGGCTACACGGACATCGAGTACGACGAGCTGATCATCGACGCCGGCTGCATGCGGCTGGTGCAAGACCCCACGCGCTTCGACGTGCTGCTGCTCGAGAACCTCTATGGCGACGTCATCAGCGACTTGTGCGCCGGGCTCGTGGGCGGCCTCGGTGTGGTGCCGGGGGCCAACTTCGGCACCAACGGGGCCGTCTTCGAGGCGGTGCACGGCTCGGCGCCGGACATCGCGGGCAAGGGCATCGCCAACCCGCTGGCGTTCATCATGAGCGGCGTCATGATGCTCAACCACCTGGCCGAGTCGCGCGCCGATCCGGCTTGTGCCAAGGCCTCGGAGCGCATCAAGACGGCGTACAACCAGGCCCTCGCAGATGGCCAGAAGACCGGCGACCTGGGCGGCAAGCTGAACACCATGGGCTTCGTCGAGGCCCTGGTGGACAGACTCCCCGCTTGA